The sequence TCGTATTATATGCCTTTTCCCCTTCTGAATTGGTAGAATAAGTATAAACAAGTACACCAGACTGTGCGGAACCTTCCTTATAACTGACTTCACTAAACGTTGTTTTTATACAAACTCTTTCAATACTTCCTAGAGCAATTGGTAATTCTGCAAAGGCTTCAGCTTGTTCAGATAAATAACCATAAGTAAAGTTAAAATGGTCAAAATCAGGTGCTTGATACAAATTTGGTTCTTGTATAAACGTTGGTAATCCACTTTTTACATTAGGTAAGATAGTTATCGTATTACAGATTGCTGACGTGGAAAAAAACAACATTGATATTGGTATTAATTTATTCATTACGCTCTCCTTAAGATGAAAGCGGAATATATTTTATAATAAGTTTAATTTCAAGGGGGTAAAATAAATAAAACAGGTCTATACTAATTTCATTCAAAAACATTAGTATGTTAACAATCATAATTAATGCATTTATGGAGGGGGTGGTCTGTAGATGTATTGAACTCATACTTAATCTATCCCAAAAGTTCAACGAATATCGATTAACCAACTCTTTGTTGTATTGAGACCTAAGGGGGATTTTCTCCTTAGCTCTCCCAATTTTTGGATTACCACATTGGGAGGGCTGATCACACAAGCTTTAAAGGTTCAGTGGATTTAGAAAACAAGGCCCTCTACTCTCCTCCCCCTATTATTGAGTATTTAGTTGCTTTCGCTGATTTTATTGTAAGTTAGCACATTTTCACTCTCTTGGATTATCAATTGCTTTTCATCGTCTTGGTATGAAATGTTAGCACCACTTTTTAGAGTATTTAAAATCAACAGTTCTTGTAACTCACGTGTTCCAGCACAGTCCATTCTGGTGGTACTGACAGGATCAATTTCCCAAAAGTCTTGGTCAAACCAAGTAATGGTTGAGAACAGGTGATTACAACCCGTTCGGGCAAACATATTTTCTGCCGTAATATAAAGATATGCCTGATGATATGGGAGAATATCATTGATTTTAACAAGTTTCCAAGCGCCAATCACTTCTTCGTGAAGCGGAGGTAGTGGCGAACGTTCAGCGATAGCGACTGATGAAAATACAAAAATAGATAAAAAGAGTGTGAAGGCTGACAAAGATAATTTTTTCATTAGGTTACTCATAAATAATAGAAGCAAGAAAGAAGTTACCAACGGGTAAACTTGATAGAGACGGCTTGACCAAAACCAAAGCCTATGCCTCCCGCTTTAAGGTCAAAGATCTCGCCTTTTTTTCGGTCCCATACTTTGACTTCGTGATAAAATAAGCCACTAAAGTAATGGCCTTTAGTATCGAGTAGCTCGACTTGCTTTCCTTTTTCTAGTTGATCGAAATAGGTTTCATCAATATAAGATGATCCCGAAAATACGGGGACTGTGGCTATTCCGGCGAACTGTATAACCAACTCACCATAATTGCCAACAGCACAAGCAATAACTACTGCAGCACCGCCGCAGGTAGTGACACGATATTGTCGACCTGAGTCGGTTTCGAAAGCCCTTTTATAAACCATTCGCCCAAACACATTATCAATTTGAATGTGAATAGCTTCAGGCTGCGTTGCTCCCGTAATTTCCATCAATCGAGGTTGCTCTCCCTTAACGTTTGGTATCAACATGCTTTCTGTCATGAAGCGTTGTTCGGGAGTCATGATCTTAA is a genomic window of Shewanella psychrophila containing:
- a CDS encoding META domain-containing protein encodes the protein MKKLSLSAFTLFLSIFVFSSVAIAERSPLPPLHEEVIGAWKLVKINDILPYHQAYLYITAENMFARTGCNHLFSTITWFDQDFWEIDPVSTTRMDCAGTRELQELLILNTLKSGANISYQDDEKQLIIQESENVLTYNKISESN